The DNA sequence acttgtccTCTGTTAAAGATTGTCCCTGAAGATGTCTCAAGAACATAACTGGAAAGTGACGGAGATGGGGTGGAGGAGATAGGTAAAAAGAAGGAAGGCAGATGTTTGTCTGTGGAGAGGAAGAGACaaaaatgaaattattttttatttacctGGTCATGGTTAAATTGTTCTGCGACACAATTCTAGGCCAAGCAGGTTAATCCTTATAAAGACCAGTGCTTTGAGATTTACCTCAATCATAACATAAAGAACCATCACCATATGATATATCTAATGCTCAGTATTTCCTTAAATTGGGCTCTTGATACTTATATTATTTCTGTGAGCAACGTTATCTATCAGTTTACACTCCTGGCCTCAAGTAAGTATTGCCTCATCAGTTGTCATAGTCATTAATGCACCTTATGTCCCTTGACAAGCCTCACTCTGATAGAATCACAAAAAGGAAACATATTTTGCCTAGGTAAGAGCATACTAATTTGTGAAGACTAACTTGAAAGACTAACACAAGCAATGTAACTTTGCGAGCAACTTGTTTCAGCTGGTTTAATTCAGATGTTGCTGAACAATTTAGAATGATAATGCAAAGTTTGCTTTGCATCATGTCCATTTTCATGTATTTCATAAACAAGGAAATAATGCATTTTCATGTATTGCATCATTTCCATTTTCATCTGTTTTGTTTCCGATAATGgaaataaaaacaaatttatGGTAATAGAGAAGAAAAAGGGATGAGGGGAATAGATTATTTGCCAGGGAAGAAGGCATATAAATCTCATGGATCATCTTTTGAGTTTGTTTTATAATTTTTAGGAGTAATATCCCAAAATTGTATATATGACCAACATAACAGAATTAAGAAGACAAAACACAACAATAATTACCAAGGGAGTTTCATCTCTTGAATTCAGAACTTTTATTTCCAAAAGGAAAAATAGCGACTGAAATGATCATATATAACAGGAAATATAACCACAAAACCTAAATAAAACTATATATGCCCACATATTCAAATGGTATGACAAGAATTACAGGGATCAGGTACAAGGTCTGGAGTATGCTTGACACCATCACTTAGCAATTTAAACTATCAAACACACCATTTATCTACCTATGGCTTCACTTCATTAAATACTTGATCCAGGTATAATTGTTTAGCTTGTTGACTCTTTAAACATTTGCTGTTAATAAATGATTAGCAGCAAGCCACTGTATTTGGACTACAGTTCACGAATTGAAGAAGCTAAAATGAATTCCTAAAAGAAACAGTATCAAGAGTGAGAAAGTGGAAAATTATTTCACAAACAATGATGCACAAGTATCTCAGCATTGTGTTACAGGAGTAGAAGGAAAATTGTTCAAATAAGAAACATTATTAGCATACCTGTCCCTGGATACCCATTTGCATGGCAACAATTGGGTCCAAAATCACCCCTCGAATGGGGCAACCCATGAAGTATGCTGTAAGTTACAGACATCAAGTTATTGGATTtaaattagagaaaaaaaaagaaactgataATTCTAATTCAGCTCTTAAAATAATTAAGAAATTCAAATATAAAGATAGTATAAGAATCACCAGTAAGTAGATGTCCTGCTTCATGGACAAGTACTCGACGTTTATATGGTGGCCAAAAACACTGGATCTGAGCAAGACAAGTGCCACCTAGAAAAATTGCATCAAACATCCCTAAAGCCAGTATTGTAGCTAAGTTAGGTCGTATGTCTACGCCTTGCGAAAGCAGAAAAGATACACCTCCAAGGAATCCAATCAACAAAAGCCTGGAGCTTCCAGAAATGCCCCATTTCTTTGGTGCAAGATTAGAAGCTGAAAAACACCAAATAAGCTTTTTAGAGCCCCTGAATTTGAGCAAGCAGTGGCAGAAGTTCTATAGAAAACTTACTAAAAAAGCAACTGCAATAAGGGATGTTCTCCAGTAAAATATCAAGCTTACAAGAGTAAAGTACTAATGAAAAAGCAAAAGTGTCAAATAACAAAATATCCTAAAGAAATGTTTAACCTTCCAAACCAGTCGATTCCTTTAGAACTGTCGGTGTCACCTCTCTTGGTCCCTCTAAAACTGCATACAACAGATGGATAAGTAAGAAGATTCTTTATAAGTtcaaaagttaaaaataaaagGCTTTAGCAATGTGTATTCAGGGAAAGAGAATCCTCAGGACAAGATGAAGCCTCTCTCAAGAAACTAAAGCAAATAAGCATGACAATGGAGTGTCTCACAAGGTGACAATTGAATTCTAGGACAACTGTCATTTCCATATATTGCACAGGACTGGTAGTTGATAAGTGGCACATGCCTTTTCCATCGTTGAATGAATATATTCACTCTGGCTTCAAGCAAacattagataaatttaaatgaGCTCACAACCTTGATTTTTGAACAGAACAACTACTTCAGACAACAGACATACCTCAAACTCCAAGGGCTTAGTCAATACTCAATAGTACCATTAGGTACAGCCTAAAAGTCATCAAACAGTCATTTTCTTCAGTGCATGCCACAAGATATATGAAGTGATATTTCAAGTGCTCTCGACATATTATAGAAGAGCATGAAATTATACTTTGCTCTAAACTCCAATCAAGGGTGTAACTGGCACAGAATGTGTTGGCCAAGGGTCATACAGGCCTGACTCCGCCAAAAAGACCCTGTGCCCAAAACTCATCTGTCTTTCAAACAGGAAAGCAACATGGAACCAGAATAAGTTTTCTCTGTTCAGCGAGTCTATCTTCCATATATTCCAGAAAGCCCAGTAACACGACACCATGTGTTTTTCTACCTCTGTATCTTTCCTACATGTTCACAATATTAAATTAAAGATTTATTTTGAAAccacataaaaaaaatcattataacTTGTATGCACAACATTACCAGGTTTTTGCCCTTTTAGTTTTTAGATTCCTGAGGACCCATCACACTCATCTTGTTTCCAGTAAAATGATCTCATTGACAGGTTTCTTCTTGTCTTCAACATCTGGCCAATAATATAGCATTAACAACTTAAAAGTTTGTCTAGAAATTCCTAAACGGAGTTCCAATTTTGGATATAACCAAAAGAGAGGAACAACTATTTTAAAAACTGAACCCAATCACAGGAGACAAAAAAGTATGATGAGTGCTAGGAATAAAATAAGTGGTCCAATTGCTAAAGAGGGTAAGAAATTAGTTTTTATCCAATGTGTATAACACGATCACCAGTAAAAAGTTCATGAGCAAACGAGAGATAGAACACCAACCAAAATGGTAAAATAAAACAGAATAGGAACATGGAGATTGATGTGATATCCTACTAGTCCCAAATTGCAAAAATAATTATATGTCTTCAACTAATGTCTAATAATATAAACTTAATTGTCGGCAGCTCATAACTTAAGCTAGTTTAGGGCTCGTAATGGACCGACTGCAAGCTCGTCCATCTAAATACCTTCGTGGCACAATTGCTTGTAAAGCCTAGCTCAGTTTAGGTCCAAgacagaaaaaattaaaaataacttcacCCAGATAATATAAAAAAccatatttgaattaattttaatgTCTCTTACAAAATGGGCATAttaatgcctttttttttttccatgtgcTTCTCTCATGTTTTCACCAAATTCCCATCATCAGGATACAGAATCTATTGAAATAAGTGCTTAGCTTGAACCATGCCCTAGAATAAAAGGAATCGTGTGAAAGAATGAAGAAACACCTTTGAGAGGATGTGGGTGGATAAATGTATGATCCAAGTAGGTAGCACCAACAGTATATGACATGAAAGGAAATAAGTAAGCAAGTGCACAAATCACTGGATTACAAAAACTCAGAGATGGGCATTCAGTGGCTACCATATCATGAAATgcatattattcaaatttaaagtgtGAAAGAGCAACACTAGACCTGAAGGCTGAACTATCTACAAAAAGGAGTTTTTTATATTACCTAACACAGAAATGCACAACTATTAGTAAGCAAACTATATTCTTCCTGTCTGTTTCTTCCAATAAGAGAGTACAACTTCTTATCACACTATGGTAGTAGCAATTTTGATTGATTTCTTTGGATAACAATGGCCCcttctgtttcttctttgctCATACTCGAGCGGATCTCTAACCCGTAATTTACATGATCAAACACCAAGTTGAACTTCAATGTAGATCACCAGCCTTCACTATGACTGATCCTTTCAAGTGCTTGCGAGGAAAAGCGGGAAAAACAAGCAAAGGATCAATTAAAGCAGCAAAAAATCATTATAATTACTCAAGTCAAACAACTTCATGAAGGAagaacatgtacatatatataaaaaGAGTAATTTTGAAGAAATCTTCAGAATACCAATGTTCTTAAATTTCCCAAAATTAGGCAAGAACCCGCGGTCCTGAAGGAATGCGTAGGCGCTGCCGACGAGGCGCATGTCATCGGCGTTCAAGCAGGCGTCTAGCACCTCCCAGTCCCTTGCCGTCCTTGGGTAATCAGCGGGCACATACGAAACCGAATCGACCGAGGACTCCTCCGCCGGAAGAGGCTCCAGCTCCATGGACCTCAAGAACCGGAGAGCGCGGGCGAGGTCCTTCTCACGCAGGGCGTCCTCGTACTCTCTCCACTCCTTGAGGGCTTTGATCGGGAGCAGGGTAGGGTTTCTTCGGAAGGTGGAGGGCTTCCGAATCGGGAGCGAGATCTTGGTTAGGGCAACGGAGCGACGAAGCATCGGGGAGAGGGAAGGGAACGCAGAAGGCGAAGCCATGAGCGATCAAAGAGAGATTTTTTGTGTGTCGAGTGATCGACTTTGGTCCACTTAAAAGACTCCAACAGCGTCTCTGCATCAGACGGACATGATTGACGCTTCAGGTTTGCCGAGACACTATAAATTCCCCTTCGCCAAAAGAGCCTCTTTTTGCCTTTCCCAGACCTCCTAACCCTTCCAAATGCTAAAAGCCTCTCCTTTTGTGCTGAGTCGTTCTAATTCTCGTCTCCCGCTCCCCTTCAATAAACTTCACGATCATCGTCGTCGTCTTCAGTGCTGTTGAGTTTGAGCATCTAAAGGTGAAACTCTTGTGTCCTGTTGTTTGATACTTCCTCAGGACCTGGTGAACTCCTTCAACTGTCTTGGCAATCTGATGGATTGCATTGTAATGCCGCAATTTCTTTTGCCTTCTTGGATAACCTTACGATATGCATCAATGAACTTGTCATTTCATTTCCGGTTCTGCTGAGATTGGCCAATCTTTTTCTGTACCGATTAACAGACACTGGGACTTCCATGGTTCATTTATACTCGCTTCTTTGTTCCTCTCAGGGATCATCAAGTGGGATGGCTACTAAAAGTGAAATAGGCCTGGTAATGGTACCATCACTGCAACTATTTCTGAACTATGGCTCGTCTTGATGACTAGAGAAAGGAAATGATGCCTCTGTTAGGGTTATTTAAGTTCCTTCTGATAAAGGAAATGATGACTGTTCATGAACTACTAGTCTTGAGAAGTAAATTCAAACCTAGTAAGTTTCAtattgctcaaaatatatcatgaatcttGCACCATTAATGATTATCATGGGTTACTACTATATATATAGCCAAAGTAAATTCACAAGGCTTTAGAACATCTACATATGTAATTTGGATTTTGTTGATATTATGTATATGTAATTTTGTGAATATTTGCCACTGTGTGAGTGATTTTTATGCTTCTTATGAGTTTCAATGTGACAATACAGAAGATCTATGTTATACAAGATACACAAAGCATATGAAAATATACATGGACTGGTTGATGTGTCTATGCATGCCCTACTTTCCCGCAATTTCTTGTCACCCTACTCAAATATCATTTATAGATTTTCAACAATAGCAAACGTCTGCTGGAAGTCTGCAATTACATTTATTTGAAGATTATAATGACTACAATTATAGGTTGAATTGCTCTTAGTATAGAGTTCTTGGTTGAATCATCATTTTTATGTGATACGATAATGGAAGTTCGTAAGGAATAAAGATATCTGGAATGGGCCTTACAATGTGGTTTAAAATACTATATTAACCATTCCTATGTATGATCTTTGCATATATACAAGATATGATAGATGGGGTGCGGCTAGAATGATGAACCAACAATCCTATTTGTTGCAGCTATCAAGTGCCCACTGTTTGGGGAAGTCAAGAACTCAAAGTGACTATTCTGCTTTTCTGAGATGCATCATTCTTTAACATTCTATATAAAGTGATTAATATTCAGACTGAACATTCCTAGGATTGCTATAGAACTCATCTGCCACTTGATAAACATGTTTGACATATAAAATTTCTTAGACAGATGAATACCTTAATATTCTAAGGATTGATCTAGACAACATCTTCtactgcaggaaaatagtgtaatgTCCTGTACCATGTATGGTTTATTACTTTATTTTGCAAACAAAATTTTATCTTATGTGGCAATTTTGTTGCATAGATGGTTTGAATCTTCCTTATTTTGGGCCTCATGGACAGAGACTACCACATTTGAAATAAATTTGACTTTATATTGTTTATACATACATTATCCTAAAAGCACGTGTAAGTTTCTTGCAAGTGACTTGAGCTAGATTTACAAGGTGTGTAAATTTGTACCAACTAAGCATGCTTAGAAATAATGTTACAAGTAAATCAGTTATCGGCTCTGTCTACCTATGCAAGCTGACAAACAAGCAAGAATCTAATGGATAATGGAACATTTGACTGATGCTTAACTCTCAAGCAGTTTCAGCTCTTAGGAAGATGCAGCATCATGGTTTTACTTTAAAATCCTTCTGATTGGTAGTTTGTCAATCTTGATCATGTTGCTATCAGCTACTCTGGGCTGTTGAAATTGAATGAAAGCTTAAACAAATAACATGTACTTAGTAATACAAATATGTAATCGGCTTTGGATATGTACCTCTATCTAGATGAGAGTACTCAATTCTGATTCTGATACTGTATTATTGATTCCAAGAAAAAGTAGATTTTGGTTGTGGCACCTGTCTGAGCTGAACCAAATAACTTCACATTTCACTGCATAGTTTAAGCTCCATAAAGCAATTTACATTAAAATCAAATTCAGGATTAGTTATCATCAGACTGAGTGCAATTGCACTAACAAAAAATTTGCTCTGTTCAGATTTTATTTTTAGAAACAACTGGCTTTATATTCATGTGAGACTACAGTTATCTCCCTAATAGTTATAGAAAATGCTTCCAGAAATTGATGCGTTGTTATGATGTTTGAACATCAGTTTATGATGCTAGCAGTCAAATTAGTTCTCAAAAGTGCTGGAACACCCAAaaatagtttggcatttttgtttCCTGATGCATTTAGATTTTTTTCAGTGCGCTTATGAACTGAATCTCTCCTTACCTGATGGCAGTGTATCTGCACATCTTATACTGGCTTTACTAGCAGAAGAGCCAACTGGAAAGAATATAGTGCAATGGTTGATGAGTTTGAAGGGCTGAAACTTGGTATGATGAATTCATGTAGAGTTCCAAAATGTGACATTCAGAGTGCAGAATTCATGGCTGAATCTGTTGTGTTCGACGAGATAAAGAACTGGTCCTTGGTTTGTCTGGTTCCTCGAATCATTCTATATCCACActgcagatcaaaacttggaagcatGCCAGTGAACGAGCTGAAGGCTGAAACCCTACAGAGCCGATCCTGGGATAGATTACCGGAAATACTCAGCTGCTTGGCTTACTGATTCCTCAAGAACAACACAAAAAGATTGAGTGGTTTCAGATACTTAGTAGgttttccctttcttttctttttttctcttttttgcttCAAACTCGAATTTGGCACCAAGTTGTTGTTTCATCCAAATGTATAGCATATCAGACCTTTCTAGCAAGTTCAGCACAAGAAAGATTATTACAATACAGCAGTACAAAACTTCCAAGTCCTTGACATGTCTGTATTGTGAGATGTAGATTTCTGGTGCCATTTCGTTTCTCATTTGCTAGGAATCCTTTATTGACTTTGGTTGCTTTCTGATTAGAGAACCACCATAGCTGTGCTGGTGTTGATCTCCTCAAAAATGGTTGTAGTTTGATCTCCCCAGATTCCTTGTATTGCTATTCCACATATCATATTTAATTGACAGGAAGTTCTTATGCCCTTACTAAAACAGTCTGTTCCATGTCTCAAGACTTCCTTCTCTTGTTGCTCCAAGTTGCATCCTGGTGTGTCATGTGTGGTTGACTTTTTGGTCAACCTCAAGAACTCTAAATCCAGAACAAAGAGAGAGAATTGAGTTCCTTCATATTATGAAAGAGAATTGACTTTTTAGTCTTCACAGAAATGGTTGAAGTTAGATCTTCCACATATTATATTAAACTGAGGGGAAGTTCTAATGCCCCCAGTGAAATAAGTCGTTCCATGTCTTAAGAATTCATTTCTTATTCCCCTAAGTTGAATTTTGGCATGTCATGTCTGTTGACTTTTTGGTCAACTCccaagaactccaaacccagaacaaaggaagaaaagagagaattgATTTACTCAATAATTCTGCCATGTCATGTAATCCTTCACAAAGCTTATTATTATTAATggtaatatttttattatcactACTTTTAATGctaatttctatattatgaaatcagGAGACGTCTTCTAGAACCGGTCACGGGCAGTCTCTGACATCCTATcctaaatcaatcttttgattacTCGTATAATGTACCTAACGACGTACCTACTTCGTGGTTGGTGTTCGTGTTGTGTTTAACGTGGGACCCAATTTAACCGGGTAATATGCTAGCTGGTAAACATAGTGTTCATTTCTTGGAGGTCACGAATGTGTTTATAATATATGGTGAGAATCTATGAGCACCGAGTCCACGCGCGCGTCCTGGGTCGTTCGATCCTCCTCCAATCATCAATCTCAACCGTCCACTTTGTGTGCCGGTGAAGAGGTCACGAAACCGACAAGGGACGAGAACATTCTCGACCCGGCAAAGCCCACGTTAGCACAGCACCGCTATATCGACGCCCTCCCCCGCCGGTAAACGCCTCCACAAGCCTTCGTCAATCGATTCGATTCGATCGCGAGTCTTCTCCTCTTTGTTCTATTTTTACTAATCGTTCTCCATCTGTTTGATCGGATCGTGAGATCCTCTTTCCTTGTTTTCTTTTCGGTGGTTAATTTTGTGGAGAAATGGCGACGAAGAGGAGTGTGGGTGATCTTAAGGAAGACGACCTCAAGGGAAAGAGGGTGTTCGTGAGGGTGGATCTCAACGTGCCGCTAGATGACAGTCAGAAGATCACCGATGACACCCGTGTCCGCGCCGCCGTGCCCACCATCAAATCCCTTATGGAGCACGGCGCCAGGGTCATCCTCTGCAGCCATCTGGTCATCCTCTACCCCTTGATCAGCTCATGTCACCCGATTCAGcgtctttttttttgtctctgtCGTTAATAACATCTGATTGTTGTAGATCGTTTCTCTTTGTTGGCGCTTGATAGTTTGAGCTAAAGCTAGCAGCTAATGAtcctgcatgattttgtttagttTTATTTATATGGAGATCTTCTCTTTCCTAATGTGGTCTCTGCATTTCTTCGCTTGTGATTTGATGTTAGCTTCTGGAAATATATACCTTCCTGATTTTATCGATATTTGTTTCATCTGGACGTGTAATATGTTTCGCATGCAATAGAATTTGATCCCTTTCGTGATACGATATTTTTAATTCTTAGAATGCGAGCCATTGTCATTTGAAAATTTGGATAATTCTGTTTTTACATCGTTTATTATTAGATTTACGTAGCTGAGTATGTAAATTTCTGTTAGCCTAATAGGATTTTAATTCCTATGGGAggataaaca is a window from the Musa acuminata AAA Group cultivar baxijiao chromosome BXJ2-1, Cavendish_Baxijiao_AAA, whole genome shotgun sequence genome containing:
- the LOC135580803 gene encoding uncharacterized protein LOC135580803 isoform X2, producing the protein MASPSAFPSLSPMLRRSVALTKISLPIRKPSTFRRNPTLLPIKALKEWREYEDALREKDLARALRFLRSMELEPLPAEESSVDSVSYVPADYPRTARDWEVLDACLNADDMRLVGSAYAFLQDRGFLPNFGKFKNIVLEGPREVTPTVLKESTGLEASNLAPKKWGISGSSRLLLIGFLGGVSFLLSQGVDIRPNLATILALGMFDAIFLGGTCLAQIQCFWPPYKRRVLVHEAGHLLTAYFMGCPIRGVILDPIVAMQMGIQGQAGTQFWDEKLDNELAEGRLSSTAFDSPYACQCVGTAWYFLLESQLKLLFMGKLKVEKMMRTCSEVCVFSYDLR
- the LOC135580803 gene encoding uncharacterized protein LOC135580803 isoform X1 → MASPSAFPSLSPMLRRSVALTKISLPIRKPSTFRRNPTLLPIKALKEWREYEDALREKDLARALRFLRSMELEPLPAEESSVDSVSYVPADYPRTARDWEVLDACLNADDMRLVGSAYAFLQDRGFLPNFGKFKNIVLEGPREVTPTVLKESTGLEASNLAPKKWGISGSSRLLLIGFLGGVSFLLSQGVDIRPNLATILALGMFDAIFLGGTCLAQIQCFWPPYKRRVLVHEAGHLLTAYFMGCPIRGVILDPIVAMQMGIQGQAGTQFWDEKLDNELAEGRLSSTAFDRYCMVLFAGIAAEALVYGEAEGGENDENLFRSLCVLLRPPLTVMQMSNQARRSVMQSYNLLKWHKNAHKAAVKALESGHSLGVVIRRIEEAMSSGN